A part of Pirellulaceae bacterium genomic DNA contains:
- a CDS encoding Gfo/Idh/MocA family oxidoreductase, whose product MSDRVCRFGILSTAGIGRKNWKAMRLASNSRVAAVASRSQQAAQQFIDQCSSEVPQTSPPQAFGSYQELLDSDQVDAVYIPLPTALRHQWVIRAAEAGKHVIGEKPSALHAGQLSEMLEACRQHGVQYMDGVMFMHSQRLPLVRRLLAEPGKIGDVRRLVSEFSFAGGDEFARENIRTNSLLEPYGCLGDLGWYCIRAFYCLMDEQLPVEVRGRTLTTMRGHASPGDVPGEFSGELLFPGGVTASFYNSFRTAHQQWLHVSGSLGYLRIDDFVLPYRGAELSAIVGNDHFAIDNCSFHMESHVQRHTVNEYDAGHTSAQEVRMIQAFAAQVLSGQLNSQWPTWALHTQQIMDACYRSAQRDGAAVTL is encoded by the coding sequence ATGTCCGATCGCGTGTGTCGGTTTGGGATATTGAGTACAGCCGGAATCGGCCGCAAGAATTGGAAAGCCATGCGCTTGGCGAGCAACTCTCGAGTGGCGGCCGTAGCCAGTCGTAGCCAGCAGGCCGCGCAGCAGTTTATCGACCAGTGCTCCAGTGAAGTACCGCAGACCTCGCCACCACAAGCCTTTGGGTCTTATCAGGAATTGCTCGATAGCGACCAAGTCGACGCCGTTTATATACCGCTGCCCACAGCCCTGCGACACCAATGGGTGATTCGAGCTGCCGAGGCCGGCAAGCATGTGATCGGCGAGAAGCCATCGGCATTGCACGCCGGTCAGTTGAGTGAGATGCTGGAGGCCTGTCGCCAACACGGCGTGCAGTACATGGATGGCGTGATGTTCATGCACAGCCAGCGTCTACCGCTGGTTCGTCGGCTGCTGGCCGAACCAGGCAAAATTGGAGACGTGCGCCGCTTGGTATCCGAGTTTAGCTTTGCTGGTGGCGATGAATTCGCGCGCGAAAATATTCGTACCAACAGTCTACTGGAGCCCTATGGATGCTTGGGGGACTTAGGCTGGTACTGCATTCGAGCATTCTACTGCCTGATGGATGAGCAGTTGCCCGTTGAAGTACGTGGCCGGACGCTGACCACCATGCGCGGCCACGCCAGCCCCGGCGATGTGCCCGGTGAATTCTCCGGAGAGCTACTTTTTCCCGGCGGAGTAACCGCCTCATTTTACAATTCATTTCGTACGGCGCACCAGCAATGGCTGCATGTTAGCGGTTCGCTGGGATACTTGAGGATTGACGATTTCGTTCTGCCCTACCGCGGAGCTGAATTGTCGGCCATCGTTGGTAACGATCATTTTGCCATCGACAATTGTTCTTTCCACATGGAAAGCCATGTGCAACGCCACACTGTGAACGAATACGATGCCGGACATACTTCAGCGCAGGAAGTCAGGATGATTCAAGCGTTTGCTGCACAGGTACTATCAGGTCAATTGAATTCGCAGTGGCCTACTTGGGCGCTGCATACCCAACAGATCATGGACGCATGCTACCGGTCTGCTCAGCGTGATGGGGCTGCCGTTACTTTGTAG
- a CDS encoding PEP-CTERM sorting domain-containing protein, whose product MKIRTLLLCTVALACGLVSQGQAAVVNWTIDSNQSWIRLSVPDQVINIGGGNTLPAYLRNQTANPGDPVAGSWTDSGKRLASVSGVIASNMTSNSITFASGTHAAPAAATGNWRPDAASWDGSTFNTANGAVSPSVFAADLTHTGAFKIAFLNFYNVNTDYAGTATGLSSYAGTGAGTLAVGALGTILDLDALFLITDSRTNLGALVGNSNLGVNGSLNIVNTGGLNREMVITHTVPFVTFINGLPVNASFQSRILATATVPEPASLSLLGLAVSACALRRRRKV is encoded by the coding sequence ATGAAGATTCGAACTTTATTGCTTTGTACGGTGGCGCTTGCTTGCGGCCTCGTAAGCCAAGGTCAAGCGGCCGTGGTGAATTGGACAATCGACTCCAACCAGAGTTGGATTCGGCTGAGCGTGCCGGATCAGGTGATTAACATCGGTGGTGGCAATACTCTGCCTGCGTATCTCCGTAATCAAACCGCCAACCCAGGCGATCCGGTGGCCGGCAGCTGGACGGACTCCGGTAAACGATTAGCGTCAGTATCCGGCGTGATTGCGTCGAATATGACCTCCAATTCGATAACCTTTGCTTCCGGTACACACGCGGCACCTGCAGCGGCGACTGGAAATTGGCGACCGGATGCGGCGTCTTGGGATGGAAGTACGTTTAACACCGCCAATGGCGCGGTCAGCCCGTCGGTGTTCGCTGCGGACTTGACCCACACCGGAGCCTTCAAGATCGCCTTTCTGAATTTTTACAATGTCAATACAGACTACGCTGGAACTGCGACGGGTCTATCTAGCTATGCTGGAACCGGTGCAGGGACATTGGCAGTCGGCGCACTGGGGACGATTCTCGACCTGGACGCACTGTTTTTGATCACTGACAGTCGCACGAATCTCGGTGCACTGGTCGGTAATTCCAATTTGGGTGTGAACGGTTCGCTTAACATCGTTAATACCGGTGGGCTGAACCGTGAAATGGTGATTACGCATACCGTGCCGTTTGTCACTTTCATCAATGGATTGCCGGTAAATGCCAGCTTCCAATCCCGGATTCTGGCGACGGCCACAGTGCCTGAGCCTGCTAGTTTGAGTCTGCTGGGATTGGCAGTTTCGGCATGCGCATTGCGTCGTCGCCGTAAGGTGTAA
- a CDS encoding tetratricopeptide repeat protein: MTRGKKKGKAVDFRGDRSTAPKFQKTWIEAGTAGQQASQATFLNTTHPSDLKSSGAWLQFGVVFAVALVIRLLHYWGMSRSLIFEVLIGDAWQYDRWAREIAGGQWMGSEVFYQTPLYPYLLAVIYSITGHSVWAVRIVQAMFGALASALLARAGSHLFDRRVGWCAGIILAAYPPAIFFDGILQKASLDLLLMCALLWVVSRRQYQMRSRSALAIGVLLGGLILNRENAWVLFPVLVGWVGWLSWQRELLRGLAVNLVMLVAGLSLVLLPVGLRNYHVGGEFLLTTAQMGPNFFIGNHRGARGQYVSLRPDRGDPRFERTDARLLAEAAAGRSLTPGEVSQYWMSRTRRDILDDPVGWLKLLAWKWFLTWNQLETVDGEGIRVHARYSPVLMGLSWVMNFGILNALAGAGMWLTRKKWPQLLWLYGLTLAFALAVTLFYVFARYRYPLVPMVTLFAAAGLVSAWQLWTERQFPAALREIVPATLLAFLIGIATCWPLPDLHSDEVTYFSVGSALNDLERYDEGLEQFEEAIRIRPNFAPAYNNMASGAMSQKKWQVAEGFLRKALAIDRNNSNALANLAFVQIELSKFDEAEKLLKRSVELDPYSILALKSLSRLETRRGDSAKAMQYLQQALAVDRQSPEVHSEMGIVLLAEGKLVEAVGEFEESLRLRPTQILIANNLAWILATGPDSVIRPQRAIELAADACGKVQYKTPELVDTLAAAHAAAGDFATAVQFAEQAQEALAARDGQEAAEPLAERLKLYRSGQRYRDPEYTTKN; this comes from the coding sequence GTGACGCGTGGTAAAAAAAAAGGCAAAGCTGTCGATTTCCGTGGCGATCGCAGCACTGCACCCAAATTCCAGAAAACCTGGATTGAGGCTGGAACCGCTGGTCAGCAGGCAAGCCAAGCGACCTTCCTGAATACAACACATCCGAGTGATCTAAAATCGTCTGGCGCATGGTTGCAGTTTGGCGTCGTGTTTGCCGTCGCTCTGGTAATTCGATTGTTACACTATTGGGGCATGTCTCGCTCGCTGATCTTTGAGGTGTTGATCGGAGACGCTTGGCAGTACGATCGTTGGGCGCGCGAGATCGCTGGCGGTCAGTGGATGGGCAGCGAAGTGTTCTATCAAACGCCGCTGTATCCCTACCTGTTAGCGGTGATCTATTCCATTACCGGACATTCCGTTTGGGCAGTTCGCATTGTACAAGCCATGTTTGGTGCTCTGGCCAGTGCACTGTTGGCCAGAGCTGGCAGTCACCTTTTTGATCGCCGCGTTGGTTGGTGCGCAGGAATTATCTTGGCGGCCTATCCTCCAGCCATTTTCTTTGACGGCATTTTGCAGAAGGCCTCGCTGGACTTGCTGTTGATGTGTGCGTTGTTGTGGGTTGTGAGCCGCCGTCAGTACCAGATGCGCTCCCGTAGTGCTTTGGCAATCGGTGTTTTGCTAGGCGGGCTAATTCTCAATCGAGAAAACGCTTGGGTGCTTTTTCCGGTGTTGGTCGGTTGGGTCGGTTGGTTGAGCTGGCAGCGGGAATTGCTGCGCGGATTAGCCGTGAATCTGGTTATGCTGGTAGCTGGTTTGTCGCTGGTGTTGCTGCCGGTTGGACTGCGGAACTATCACGTCGGTGGCGAATTCCTGCTAACAACGGCTCAAATGGGACCCAACTTTTTTATTGGCAATCATCGTGGAGCCCGCGGGCAGTACGTCTCGCTACGCCCGGATCGAGGGGATCCACGCTTTGAACGTACAGACGCGCGGCTCTTGGCTGAAGCGGCCGCAGGCCGCTCGCTGACTCCAGGTGAGGTCTCGCAGTATTGGATGTCGCGCACGCGCCGGGATATCCTGGACGATCCCGTAGGTTGGCTGAAGCTGCTGGCCTGGAAGTGGTTTTTGACTTGGAATCAATTGGAGACTGTCGACGGTGAAGGAATTCGCGTTCATGCGCGCTATTCGCCAGTTCTGATGGGCTTGAGTTGGGTCATGAATTTCGGCATCTTGAACGCGCTGGCTGGGGCGGGGATGTGGTTGACAAGGAAAAAATGGCCACAGTTGTTGTGGCTGTATGGACTGACCTTGGCTTTCGCGCTGGCGGTAACGCTGTTTTATGTCTTTGCCCGCTATCGCTATCCGCTGGTCCCCATGGTTACATTGTTTGCTGCCGCCGGATTGGTCAGCGCCTGGCAATTGTGGACCGAGCGCCAATTTCCAGCGGCGCTCCGGGAAATTGTACCAGCCACACTTCTGGCATTTCTAATTGGCATTGCGACCTGCTGGCCGTTGCCGGATTTGCACAGTGACGAAGTAACCTACTTTAGTGTAGGCTCGGCGCTCAACGATCTGGAGCGTTACGACGAGGGCTTGGAGCAGTTCGAGGAGGCGATTCGTATTCGGCCTAACTTTGCGCCTGCCTACAATAACATGGCCTCTGGTGCCATGTCTCAAAAGAAATGGCAAGTTGCTGAAGGCTTTTTGAGAAAGGCGCTGGCCATTGATCGCAATAATTCAAACGCCCTGGCCAATTTAGCGTTTGTGCAAATTGAACTAAGCAAATTCGATGAGGCCGAAAAGTTACTCAAGCGGTCGGTCGAGCTGGATCCCTATTCAATTTTGGCGCTCAAGTCGCTCAGCCGACTGGAAACGCGACGAGGTGACTCGGCCAAGGCCATGCAGTATCTTCAGCAGGCGCTGGCCGTGGACCGCCAGTCGCCCGAAGTTCATTCGGAAATGGGAATCGTCTTGTTGGCCGAAGGGAAGTTGGTGGAAGCCGTCGGCGAGTTTGAAGAATCGCTGCGACTGCGGCCAACTCAAATCCTGATCGCCAATAACTTAGCGTGGATCCTGGCTACGGGGCCTGACTCTGTGATCCGCCCCCAACGGGCCATTGAACTAGCGGCAGACGCGTGTGGAAAGGTCCAGTACAAGACACCGGAGCTGGTGGACACCCTTGCGGCGGCTCACGCAGCAGCGGGAGATTTTGCGACCGCTGTACAGTTCGCCGAACAGGCACAGGAGGCTCTGGCAGCCAGAGATGGCCAAGAGGCCGCTGAACCGCTGGCCGAGCGCCTGAAACTGTATCGCAGTGGCCAAAGGTATCGCGATCCGGAGTATACCACCAAGAATTGA
- a CDS encoding PEP-CTERM sorting domain-containing protein, whose amino-acid sequence MMRKMLLMCSAAMLSLMASRADAALVNWTVDSANSYIRINLPLNTASNVSGTTINVRLRNADNGTWSDAGGRMSRFGGTVATWYNEEGPPNVFGGPLSFAYASGLHSLTSINFGSFRPNPAAFDPTATNASNPGGQFTNTSGSPHSFALRININALVFVNATVGFIGLRDLNYNAGGVVAMSGSGGNYTGTGGQFGLSGGLYDIDAADIGLGLGQLLPDEAGGDVTGLFGNTLFGNSGGLTITNLGGLNRRLDQVINIPLILDLGDGIAISGSLAGHMRAFATVPEPASLALVGLAGSCSLFRRRRRISC is encoded by the coding sequence ATGATGAGAAAAATGTTGTTAATGTGCTCGGCGGCAATGCTGAGCCTAATGGCCAGTCGAGCGGACGCTGCGCTCGTGAACTGGACCGTGGATTCGGCGAATAGCTACATTCGTATCAATTTGCCATTGAATACCGCATCGAACGTATCCGGTACGACCATTAACGTTCGATTGCGCAATGCTGACAACGGAACCTGGAGTGATGCTGGCGGACGTATGTCGCGGTTCGGTGGTACAGTGGCAACTTGGTACAATGAAGAAGGTCCGCCAAATGTTTTCGGTGGTCCGCTCAGCTTTGCGTACGCATCCGGTCTTCACAGCTTGACCTCCATTAACTTCGGGTCCTTCCGGCCCAACCCTGCCGCGTTCGATCCAACCGCAACAAACGCTTCCAATCCTGGAGGTCAATTCACAAATACTAGTGGATCGCCTCACTCGTTCGCACTCAGAATTAACATCAACGCGTTGGTTTTTGTGAATGCTACCGTGGGCTTCATCGGCCTTCGAGATTTGAATTACAACGCCGGTGGCGTAGTAGCGATGTCGGGCTCTGGTGGTAATTACACAGGAACCGGAGGGCAGTTTGGTCTATCAGGTGGTTTGTACGACATAGACGCTGCCGATATCGGCTTAGGGCTCGGCCAACTGTTGCCTGACGAAGCAGGCGGTGACGTAACCGGTCTGTTTGGAAACACGCTGTTCGGCAATTCAGGTGGACTTACGATCACCAATTTAGGCGGACTTAATCGCCGGCTTGATCAGGTCATCAATATCCCGCTCATTCTTGATTTGGGTGACGGAATTGCGATTAGCGGTTCGCTGGCCGGACACATGCGAGCCTTTGCTACCGTTCCCGAGCCTGCAAGTTTGGCCCTGGTTGGTCTAGCGGGCTCATGCTCGTTGTTCCGTCGCCGCCGACGGATATCCTGCTAA
- a CDS encoding PEP-CTERM sorting domain-containing protein, with protein sequence MRAVLFCLSVLLSSQAQAALISWTIDSTQSFIRLNVPDQQVPVTEDTSLPAALRDYQTNGGSEENPILSGDPDEPLLWTDDGGRRNFVTGSLSSWYSEGSSIQFTSGTHNATAVQSGSFLPGTPGPASFAADVWLSGEVDPEELPGVYANLRLGHVRILDIQYDVNGTAGLTEGPTGTWSQTSGSLDLGTLAGATIDVDLIDLITDFGVALDPLLGTNVGGLMIENIGGLQRKLTIVVDLPVALELNNLPLTASITGQIVAFATVPEPASMGLVAAALAMGVFRRRRAIGY encoded by the coding sequence ATGAGAGCGGTCTTGTTTTGTCTAAGCGTTCTGCTTTCCAGCCAAGCTCAGGCGGCTTTAATCTCTTGGACGATAGACTCCACGCAAAGCTTCATTCGACTGAATGTGCCCGACCAGCAGGTGCCGGTTACCGAGGATACTTCCTTGCCGGCTGCGTTGAGGGATTATCAGACCAACGGTGGTAGCGAGGAAAATCCGATACTTTCGGGTGATCCAGATGAACCGTTGCTCTGGACCGACGATGGTGGGAGAAGGAATTTTGTTACCGGTTCGCTGTCCAGCTGGTACTCTGAAGGCTCCAGCATACAGTTCACTTCTGGTACTCACAACGCCACTGCTGTCCAGAGCGGTTCGTTCCTTCCCGGTACGCCTGGACCTGCCTCGTTTGCGGCGGATGTTTGGCTCTCGGGCGAAGTGGATCCTGAAGAACTACCTGGAGTTTATGCCAATTTGAGATTGGGTCATGTGCGAATTCTGGATATTCAATACGATGTAAACGGTACCGCAGGCTTGACTGAAGGTCCGACGGGTACTTGGAGCCAGACCAGCGGTTCGCTGGACCTAGGTACCTTAGCTGGTGCCACGATCGATGTCGACTTAATCGATTTAATCACCGACTTTGGGGTGGCTCTGGATCCGTTGCTGGGCACGAATGTAGGGGGGCTGATGATCGAAAATATCGGTGGTTTGCAGCGTAAACTGACCATTGTTGTAGATCTGCCAGTAGCCCTTGAGCTGAACAACCTGCCTCTAACTGCCAGTATCACCGGTCAGATCGTGGCCTTTGCCACTGTTCCGGAGCCCGCAAGTATGGGATTAGTGGCTGCAGCCTTGGCGATGGGTGTCTTCCGACGTCGGCGTGCGATTGGTTATTAG
- a CDS encoding RNA methyltransferase, with translation MKEDSTSANEAYIQDLHHPLLAAYYDLRNRNWTWHSGIFIAEGPLVVQRLLNSHYQVQSVLLDQKYYAQYRPQVPDSIQLLVVPHELVERLVGFHFHRGVLACGVRPARKFITDYDLSQVDCAAQAECSDLQNRNEPSSTSATNQTWLGLIGVQDPENVGGMLRTAAGLGITGVLIGPSTADPLSRRALRVSMGNALSLQLIHCLDLKRDLQSFKKRGFSCVATTLSSNSLPLTSARRSGPVLLLMGNERYGLPNDVLTLADQCVRIEMHHCTDSLNVGVAAGIVMHHYCGHSGT, from the coding sequence ATGAAAGAAGATTCGACATCTGCTAATGAGGCCTATATCCAGGACTTACACCATCCGCTACTGGCTGCGTATTATGACTTGCGCAACAGGAATTGGACCTGGCATAGCGGGATTTTTATCGCCGAAGGGCCGCTAGTTGTTCAGCGGCTGCTGAATAGTCACTATCAGGTGCAAAGCGTACTTCTGGATCAAAAATACTACGCACAATACCGTCCGCAGGTACCGGATTCCATTCAGTTGTTAGTAGTTCCACATGAGTTAGTCGAGCGACTGGTAGGCTTTCATTTTCACCGAGGCGTACTAGCATGTGGCGTTCGACCGGCAAGAAAGTTCATCACGGACTACGACCTTTCGCAAGTCGATTGTGCAGCACAAGCAGAATGCAGTGACCTTCAGAACCGAAACGAACCGAGTTCCACCAGCGCCACAAACCAGACATGGTTAGGACTGATCGGTGTTCAGGACCCGGAAAATGTGGGCGGAATGCTGCGAACCGCAGCTGGACTTGGAATCACGGGGGTTCTGATCGGGCCCAGTACAGCCGACCCTCTGTCGCGACGCGCCTTGCGTGTATCAATGGGTAATGCGCTCAGCCTGCAGCTAATCCACTGTTTAGATTTGAAACGCGACCTACAGTCATTCAAGAAACGAGGCTTTTCCTGTGTAGCCACAACCCTCAGTTCCAACAGCCTGCCGCTGACCAGTGCTCGGAGGTCCGGACCAGTACTTTTGCTGATGGGAAACGAGCGTTATGGATTACCGAACGACGTACTAACCCTGGCAGACCAATGTGTGCGAATCGAAATGCACCACTGCACGGATTCTCTGAACGTGGGCGTTGCCGCAGGCATCGTCATGCATCACTACTGCGGCCATTCCGGAACATGA
- a CDS encoding DUF1080 domain-containing protein, with protein sequence MKLVLNYKVKSAWRLALLLLFFGASPAAAEEYLSGIRWEKPKVLTPGATSADAPSDAVILFDGTDLSQWNNADQWRIEEGAMVSGRGDIFSKETFGDCQLHLEWSAPTEIRGSGQGRGNSGIFFMNTYEIQVLDSFENETYPDGQAGAIYKQTPPLANAMRPPGQWNVYDIVWTAPRFNEDGSLKSPAYITAIHNGILILNHFQLEGDTPYHRPPEYKQHADAGPIRLQDHGNPVRFRNIWVRRLQPIQGERERGPFIRRGAQEIPVQDK encoded by the coding sequence ATGAAATTGGTCTTGAACTATAAAGTCAAGAGTGCTTGGAGACTAGCACTGTTGCTGCTGTTTTTCGGTGCGTCACCGGCAGCGGCCGAAGAATACTTGTCTGGTATCAGATGGGAAAAACCCAAAGTGCTGACCCCAGGTGCCACTTCCGCTGATGCTCCATCAGACGCAGTCATTCTGTTTGACGGCACGGACCTTTCTCAATGGAACAATGCGGACCAGTGGCGGATCGAAGAGGGTGCCATGGTATCTGGCCGAGGAGACATCTTTAGCAAAGAGACATTTGGTGACTGTCAGTTGCACCTTGAATGGTCCGCGCCAACGGAGATTCGCGGCAGCGGTCAAGGTCGTGGCAACAGTGGCATTTTTTTCATGAATACCTATGAGATTCAGGTGCTAGATTCGTTCGAGAACGAGACATATCCCGACGGCCAGGCGGGAGCCATCTACAAGCAGACTCCGCCGTTGGCCAACGCGATGCGACCTCCCGGTCAATGGAATGTTTATGACATTGTTTGGACGGCGCCGAGATTCAATGAAGACGGCTCGCTGAAGTCTCCCGCATACATTACCGCCATTCACAATGGCATCTTGATCTTGAACCATTTTCAGCTAGAGGGGGACACACCCTATCATCGCCCGCCAGAATACAAACAACATGCGGATGCCGGACCGATTCGCTTACAGGATCACGGCAATCCTGTTCGCTTCCGCAATATTTGGGTCCGACGGCTGCAGCCAATTCAAGGCGAACGAGAGCGCGGTCCATTTATTCGTCGCGGCGCCCAGGAAATACCTGTGCAGGACAAATAG